From a single Aliarcobacter faecis genomic region:
- a CDS encoding DUF2971 domain-containing protein, translating to MPFREIFFENFLLRASHINTLNDPFEMEPSIEWWANLFLELKHYRFGQTKEEIFSYIRMQNLNSPWRHLGTDLFKDHGIISFTETKDNILMWSHYSNNHTGIVIEFDLAHPFFSKKFIEKEHNYLGNPQKVLYRKERLISSDYLLEPYFHKSSDWIYEQEYRMLLKLSNSDKILIHKDYCDKKFEDECVFSSYKEELEKINENFFEIRNSYNTSFLNNPNTMFMFKVSPDAIKSVYLGCRMKDEDINKLIELKEREDLKHIKLYKSSIHDKRYELNFFEI from the coding sequence ATGCCTTTTAGAGAAATTTTTTTTGAAAACTTTTTACTAAGAGCTTCGCACATAAATACATTAAATGACCCTTTTGAAATGGAACCATCAATAGAATGGTGGGCAAATTTATTTTTAGAATTAAAGCATTATAGATTTGGTCAAACAAAAGAAGAAATTTTTTCATATATAAGAATGCAGAATTTAAATTCTCCATGGAGACATTTAGGTACTGATTTATTTAAAGATCATGGCATAATTAGTTTTACAGAGACAAAAGATAATATATTAATGTGGAGCCATTATTCTAATAATCACACTGGAATAGTAATTGAATTTGATTTAGCACATCCATTTTTTTCCAAAAAATTTATAGAAAAGGAACATAATTATCTAGGTAATCCTCAAAAAGTATTGTATAGAAAAGAAAGATTAATTTCATCTGACTATTTATTGGAACCATATTTTCATAAGTCATCAGATTGGATATATGAACAAGAATATAGAATGTTATTAAAACTTTCAAATAGTGATAAAATTCTAATTCATAAAGATTATTGTGATAAAAAATTTGAAGATGAATGTGTTTTTTCTTCATATAAAGAGGAATTGGAAAAAATTAATGAAAATTTTTTTGAAATAAGAAATTCCTATAATACTTCCTTCCTCAATAATCCAAACACTATGTTTATGTTTAAAGTTAGTCCTGATGCAATAAAAAGTGTCTATTTAGGATGTAGGATGAAGGATGAAGATATAAATAAGTTAATTGAATTAAAAGAAAGAGAAGATTTAAAACATATTAAACTATATAAATCCTCTATACATGATAAAAGATATGAATTAAATTTTTTTGAGATATAA
- a CDS encoding recombinase family protein, producing the protein MNVGYARVSTSSQNLENQIDQLKSAGCKKIFSEKKSGKNESNREQFKIMMDFVREGDVLYITKLDRLARSVIDLHNIAKFLENKDVNLKVLHQNIDTTSPAGRLLFTMLGAIAEFERDLINERVREGIEAAKKKGVQFGRRAILSTKEKNVIYKQHEKGKSVAFLSKIFHVARNTIYRAIKDIAKKK; encoded by the coding sequence ATGAATGTAGGTTATGCAAGAGTTTCAACTTCAAGCCAAAATCTTGAGAATCAAATTGATCAACTCAAGAGTGCTGGTTGTAAAAAGATTTTCTCAGAAAAAAAGTCAGGGAAGAATGAGTCAAATCGGGAACAGTTTAAGATAATGATGGACTTTGTAAGAGAAGGTGATGTACTTTATATTACAAAACTTGATAGATTAGCAAGGTCTGTAATAGATCTTCATAATATTGCAAAATTTTTAGAAAACAAAGATGTAAATTTAAAAGTATTACATCAAAATATTGATACTACATCTCCAGCAGGTAGACTATTATTTACAATGTTAGGTGCTATTGCAGAATTTGAACGTGATTTAATAAATGAACGTGTTAGAGAAGGAATTGAAGCTGCAAAGAAAAAAGGTGTTCAGTTTGGTAGAAGAGCTATTCTAAGTACTAAAGAGAAGAATGTTATATACAAACAACACGAAAAAGGAAAGTCTGTTGCATTTTTATCCAAGATTTTTCATGTAGCACGTAATACTATCTATAGGGCAATTAAAGACATAGCTAAAAAGAAGTAG
- a CDS encoding phosphorylase family protein gives MKILFIEDNELKKEKIITVLINANVAVRSDFTVCTNIIDAKKILRSTMFDVLLLDMRLPNRADSQEIQSMAGLDFLKEFQNDRRYHQPKEIIGITECEEELSRVKKDFHENLLHIIYYHSSKNEWEKLLVDRLEYLISCEQDTNEYDYDIAIICALENPEFKAIKDLSENWVNVKKDNTSLSFYETFFEFEQKKLKVIAISIDKMGMVPTAVLATQTIEMFRPRYLTMTGIAAGIKGEVELGDILVFNPSWDSGSGKLKINDDGKDLFEIDPKQETIDGDIILKIKELSNDTQFLNKLREDWKYSKIKNVLSVHTGPVASGAAVIANENITSAIKLQSRKLLGIEMEAYGLIYASKHATKPKPEPLVIKSVCDFADKDKNDGFQEYAAYTSANFLYEYAKRYI, from the coding sequence ATGAAGATATTATTTATTGAAGATAATGAATTAAAAAAAGAAAAAATTATAACAGTTTTAATAAATGCTAATGTCGCTGTTCGAAGTGATTTCACAGTATGTACTAATATAATTGATGCAAAAAAAATACTCAGAAGTACAATGTTTGATGTTCTATTATTGGATATGCGATTGCCCAATAGAGCTGATAGTCAGGAAATTCAATCTATGGCTGGTTTAGACTTTTTAAAAGAATTTCAAAATGATAGAAGATATCACCAACCAAAAGAGATTATTGGTATTACAGAATGTGAAGAGGAATTAAGTAGGGTTAAAAAAGATTTTCATGAAAATCTTTTACATATAATTTATTATCATTCATCTAAAAATGAATGGGAAAAATTATTGGTAGATAGACTTGAATATCTTATTTCTTGCGAACAGGATACAAATGAGTATGATTATGATATTGCTATAATATGTGCACTTGAAAACCCAGAATTTAAAGCTATTAAGGACTTATCTGAAAATTGGGTTAATGTAAAAAAAGATAATACATCATTGTCTTTTTATGAAACTTTTTTTGAGTTTGAACAAAAAAAATTAAAAGTAATTGCTATATCCATTGATAAAATGGGAATGGTACCGACTGCAGTATTAGCCACTCAAACAATCGAAATGTTTCGACCAAGATATCTAACCATGACAGGAATAGCAGCTGGAATTAAAGGTGAAGTAGAATTAGGTGATATTCTTGTTTTTAATCCTAGTTGGGATTCTGGTTCTGGTAAATTAAAAATCAATGACGATGGTAAAGATCTTTTTGAAATTGATCCAAAACAAGAAACAATTGATGGAGATATAATTTTAAAAATCAAAGAGCTATCAAATGATACACAATTTCTAAATAAATTAAGAGAAGATTGGAAATACAGTAAAATCAAAAATGTTCTGTCTGTCCATACTGGGCCAGTTGCATCAGGTGCGGCAGTAATAGCAAATGAAAACATTACTAGTGCAATAAAATTACAATCTAGAAAACTTCTTGGGATAGAAATGGAGGCTTATGGGCTTATATATGCTTCAAAACATGCAACAAAGCCTAAGCCTGAACCTTTGGTTATAAAGTCTGTATGTGACTTCGCTGATAAAGATAAGAATGATGGGTTTCAAGAATATGCGGCATATACAAGTGCAAATTTTTTATATGAGTATGCAAAGCGATATATTTAA
- a CDS encoding response regulator transcription factor, which yields MQCLIIEDDNYKSEHLQNILQEYFDLSVEIKTAYKSGLIEALKPKYDFILLDMSMLTFDISSQEKGGRPRHFAGKEIMLQMKRRNILTPVIIITQFENFGEDTEKINLYDLTKQLEDIGYQGYKKTIFYNMTKNEWQDDLIETIRFIQGDKK from the coding sequence ATGCAATGTTTAATAATTGAAGATGACAACTATAAATCTGAACATTTACAAAATATTTTACAAGAATATTTTGACTTGTCTGTAGAAATAAAAACAGCATATAAATCAGGTTTGATTGAAGCCCTAAAACCAAAGTATGACTTTATCTTACTTGATATGAGTATGCTTACATTTGATATATCCTCACAAGAAAAAGGTGGAAGACCTAGACATTTTGCAGGGAAAGAAATTATGTTGCAAATGAAGCGAAGAAATATACTTACTCCAGTAATTATTATTACACAATTTGAAAACTTTGGAGAAGATACTGAAAAAATCAACCTATATGATTTAACTAAGCAGTTAGAAGATATTGGATATCAAGGATATAAAAAAACAATATTTTACAATATGACAAAAAATGAATGGCAAGATGACTTAATAGAAACTATTCGTTTTATACAAGGGGATAAAAAATGA
- a CDS encoding DUF6166 domain-containing protein, with the protein MELPSINLFSFIFNLKKEKPKNGYFLEFNKKGSEDSRHHIFKENKVIDSRIDLKNISMGVLWGYNGAGPRQAALAILADYKNDEFALKHYEQFAIDVINKLKYDRNDFLKFTTIQDWIDNLHFTADYAELEDDKSEKY; encoded by the coding sequence ATGGAATTACCATCAATAAATTTATTCTCTTTTATTTTTAATTTAAAAAAAGAAAAACCAAAAAATGGATATTTTTTAGAATTTAATAAAAAAGGATCTGAAGATTCTAGACATCATATATTTAAAGAGAATAAAGTGATAGACTCAAGAATAGATTTAAAAAATATTTCAATGGGTGTTCTTTGGGGATACAATGGTGCTGGTCCAAGACAAGCTGCACTAGCAATACTTGCTGATTATAAGAATGATGAATTTGCTTTAAAACATTATGAGCAGTTTGCTATTGATGTTATCAATAAACTAAAATATGATAGAAATGATTTTTTGAAATTTACTACTATCCAAGATTGGATTGACAATCTTCATTTTACAGCTGATTATGCTGAATTAGAAGATGATAAAAGTGAGAAATACTAA
- a CDS encoding helix-turn-helix domain-containing protein gives MIKNSEFSKDDIQKIYKTIGKNVKRIREEKGISQLNLAMAIGHKSVGVISNCELCLQNKHFNIEQLIKIADVLEVNIKDFFESI, from the coding sequence TTGATTAAAAACAGCGAATTCTCCAAAGATGATATTCAAAAGATTTATAAAACTATAGGTAAAAATGTAAAAAGAATTAGAGAAGAAAAAGGTATAAGCCAACTTAATCTTGCTATGGCAATAGGACATAAATCAGTTGGAGTTATTTCTAACTGTGAATTATGCCTACAAAATAAACATTTCAACATTGAACAATTAATCAAAATTGCTGATGTATTAGAGGTGAATATTAAAGACTTTTTTGAGAGTATTTAG
- a CDS encoding type II toxin-antitoxin system HipA family toxin: MKLKPIITAILEELHMENKFVSLKFLINKLDKYKPSPRTLQSILKELIECNRVITQGSASTTEYAINDVISNYRRFEFIYVVKDNEIAGILFKLSDRYRFYYDNEFLINKSKPIPSLDLQILPFDFNNIPAVFEENIPEGINREILETTSRVADEFQILTMLEDNIGDLSFTKTREIVKNKSSNPPYLSSLNEILGSNPKINVLKDLVVDIEDEILFPDGYDISKLEIKKAHGISGFQYKKLVNIDTDNKKIVLDDSAHAYILKPYSKPKANKDNENYFPHISLNEHLFMSFAKNTLGFRVPYSAIVKNENDEEYHYIVKRFDRLGLYRYAKSTFAVFLGLRSDNKYDTTSEKLFERIAKEIINPYERMELLKHYVYSVIIQHEDMHTKNLSLIYDRELVFFAPLYDVACTGFYDTSKGYDSHLTINGKQSNIRPNDFKPLCERLKVNFKEFKKEAHTIAELYERELPSYIEEIKSLGSIPFYRKIQKTKIGEGTYLKVSKEPIEFHEVLSKFHKMRVEHLKEHGWII, encoded by the coding sequence ATGAAGTTAAAACCAATAATTACAGCTATTCTTGAAGAATTACATATGGAAAATAAATTTGTTAGCTTAAAATTTTTAATTAATAAATTAGATAAATATAAACCTAGTCCAAGAACATTACAAAGTATTTTAAAAGAGCTAATAGAGTGTAATAGAGTAATAACTCAAGGTAGTGCATCTACAACTGAGTATGCAATTAATGATGTTATCTCAAACTACAGAAGATTTGAATTTATTTATGTTGTTAAAGATAATGAAATTGCAGGTATTTTATTTAAATTAAGTGATAGATATAGGTTTTATTACGATAATGAATTTTTGATAAACAAATCGAAGCCTATTCCTAGCCTAGACTTACAAATATTACCATTTGATTTTAATAATATCCCTGCAGTGTTTGAAGAAAATATACCAGAAGGGATTAATAGAGAAATATTAGAAACAACTTCAAGAGTGGCTGATGAATTCCAAATATTAACAATGTTGGAAGATAACATAGGTGATTTGTCTTTTACTAAAACAAGAGAAATAGTAAAGAATAAAAGCTCAAATCCACCTTATTTATCATCTTTAAATGAAATTTTAGGTTCTAATCCAAAAATTAATGTTTTAAAAGATTTAGTAGTGGATATTGAAGATGAGATACTATTTCCTGATGGTTATGATATCTCAAAATTAGAAATAAAAAAAGCTCACGGTATATCTGGATTTCAGTATAAAAAATTGGTTAATATAGATACAGATAATAAAAAGATAGTGCTAGATGATTCTGCACACGCATATATACTAAAACCATATAGTAAGCCAAAAGCAAATAAAGATAATGAAAACTATTTTCCTCATATATCTTTAAATGAACATTTGTTTATGTCATTTGCTAAAAATACATTAGGTTTTAGAGTTCCATATAGTGCAATTGTAAAAAATGAAAATGATGAAGAGTACCACTATATTGTAAAAAGATTTGATAGACTTGGATTGTATAGATATGCTAAATCTACATTCGCAGTTTTTTTGGGATTAAGAAGTGATAACAAGTATGATACAACTAGCGAAAAACTTTTTGAAAGAATAGCAAAAGAGATAATAAATCCTTACGAAAGAATGGAGCTTTTGAAACATTATGTTTATTCTGTAATTATTCAACATGAAGATATGCATACAAAAAATTTATCATTGATATATGACAGAGAGTTAGTTTTTTTTGCTCCTTTATATGATGTAGCGTGTACAGGATTCTATGATACATCAAAAGGTTATGATTCACATTTAACTATAAATGGAAAACAATCAAATATTAGACCAAATGATTTTAAACCATTATGCGAAAGATTAAAAGTAAATTTTAAAGAATTTAAAAAAGAAGCTCATACAATTGCAGAATTATATGAAAGGGAGTTACCTAGTTATATAGAAGAGATTAAATCTTTAGGATCAATTCCTTTTTATAGAAAAATTCAAAAAACAAAAATAGGTGAGGGTACATATTTGAAAGTATCAAAAGAACCAATTGAGTTTCATGAAGTATTAAGTAAGTTTCATAAAATGAGAGTAGAGCATTTAAAAGAACATGGTTGGATTATTTAA
- a CDS encoding alpha/beta hydrolase family protein — protein sequence MAKIIDIANFANDAYEVESKLNLPSIDFKKLDVKYDGSNGFQGSAYFNSKTNELVVAYAGTDFTSIKDLKADLGIGLNLAIGQTDNAKDFLSRAFNNVTENLGVNSNNINVTITGHSLGGYLVQQVMDNPPINSENIAGVVFNSPGISSDKFLPNLISISDANDPVTGIGGGIITTNHITLGNTSGPLAAHSMDNMINTLEERPFISNLDVKGINNLEPDIKSVVFKDSENSIVYITEKKAEFYKKLIENNPELIRKLEIEYNNQKAVNAVKDFNNGSQDFGEVIKWVSNSPKAISEFKSILEKKGNDNLLKYIQDENSFKNAPNEIQKVIVLETQEGNALSTQLGTSIGGSIGSVIIGNNDFPNIEKIAISTSTTVVGQNVGEYIFWDSKNGNGSGAFDDIGADFKNTLQGAVVSFALSSFFAKNDTLSDILGMDGTFIGGLVDFTVSYTLGYYGSQAVSELFASLISINNIDYKNNKIFKNVA from the coding sequence ATGGCAAAAATTATTGATATTGCAAATTTTGCAAATGATGCTTATGAAGTTGAATCTAAATTAAATCTACCTAGTATAGACTTTAAAAAACTGGATGTAAAGTATGATGGTTCAAATGGCTTTCAAGGTTCTGCTTATTTTAATTCTAAAACAAATGAGTTAGTTGTAGCTTATGCTGGTACAGATTTTACTAGTATAAAAGATTTAAAAGCTGATTTAGGAATAGGACTCAATCTTGCTATTGGTCAAACAGATAATGCTAAAGATTTTTTAAGTAGAGCTTTTAATAATGTTACTGAAAATTTAGGAGTTAATTCAAATAATATTAATGTTACTATTACTGGGCACTCTTTAGGTGGATACCTAGTTCAACAAGTAATGGATAATCCTCCAATAAACTCCGAAAATATAGCAGGAGTAGTTTTTAATTCACCAGGTATTTCTAGTGATAAATTTTTACCAAATCTTATTTCAATATCTGATGCAAATGACCCTGTTACAGGAATTGGTGGAGGTATAATTACAACTAATCATATAACTCTTGGTAATACATCTGGTCCTTTAGCTGCACACTCTATGGATAATATGATTAATACTTTGGAAGAAAGACCTTTTATAAGCAATCTTGATGTAAAAGGTATAAATAACTTAGAGCCAGATATAAAAAGTGTTGTATTTAAAGATTCTGAAAATTCTATTGTTTATATAACAGAGAAAAAAGCTGAGTTTTATAAAAAATTAATAGAAAATAATCCAGAACTAATTAGAAAGTTAGAGATAGAATATAATAATCAAAAAGCAGTTAATGCTGTAAAAGATTTTAATAATGGAAGTCAAGATTTTGGTGAAGTTATAAAATGGGTATCCAATTCTCCAAAAGCTATTTCAGAATTTAAAAGTATTTTAGAAAAAAAAGGAAATGATAATTTACTTAAATATATTCAAGATGAAAATAGTTTTAAAAATGCACCGAATGAGATACAAAAAGTAATTGTTTTAGAAACTCAAGAAGGTAATGCTTTATCGACTCAATTAGGTACATCTATAGGTGGAAGTATAGGAAGTGTTATTATTGGGAATAATGATTTTCCTAATATAGAGAAAATTGCTATTTCAACTTCAACAACAGTAGTAGGGCAAAATGTAGGTGAATATATATTTTGGGATAGTAAAAATGGGAATGGTAGTGGAGCATTTGATGATATAGGAGCAGATTTCAAAAATACACTTCAAGGAGCAGTGGTATCCTTTGCTCTTTCATCATTCTTTGCTAAAAATGATACTCTATCAGATATTTTAGGAATGGATGGAACATTTATTGGAGGCTTAGTTGATTTCACAGTAAGCTATACACTTGGATATTATGGTTCACAAGCTGTATCAGAACTTTTTGCTTCTTTAATATCTATAAATAATATAGATTATAAAAATAATAAAATATTTAAGAATGTAGCATAA